A genomic segment from Bacillus cereus G9842 encodes:
- a CDS encoding antitoxin EndoAI — MSESSVTTEIVVRLPKQMVTELDGIGKQENKNRHELICQATQLLLRQHKTKKRYQHESMRRGYIEMGKINLGIASEAFLAEYEAAHTVERLVSGG; from the coding sequence GTGTCCGAATCAAGTGTAACTACTGAAATCGTGGTTCGGTTGCCAAAGCAAATGGTAACGGAATTGGACGGAATTGGAAAACAAGAGAATAAGAATCGCCATGAACTAATTTGCCAGGCAACACAATTGTTATTGCGTCAACATAAGACGAAGAAACGCTACCAACATGAATCAATGCGACGTGGGTATATTGAAATGGGAAAAATTAATCTTGGTATTGCATCTGAAGCTTTCTTAGCGGAGTATGAAGCAGCTCATACAGTAGAACGCTTAGTTAGCGGGGGGTAA
- the ndoA gene encoding type II toxin-antitoxin system endoribonuclease NdoA produces the protein MIVKRGDVYFADLSPVVGSEQGGVRPVLVIQNDIGNRFSPTVIVAAITAQIQKAKLPTHVEIDAKKYGFERDSVILLEQIRTIDKQRLTDKITHLDEVMMSRVDEALQISLGLIDF, from the coding sequence TTGATTGTAAAACGCGGCGACGTGTATTTTGCAGACCTTTCCCCAGTTGTTGGTTCTGAGCAAGGAGGCGTTCGTCCGGTTCTTGTCATTCAAAATGACATCGGAAATCGTTTTAGTCCAACGGTGATTGTAGCGGCTATTACTGCACAGATTCAAAAAGCGAAATTACCCACTCATGTGGAAATTGATGCGAAAAAGTATGGTTTTGAGAGAGATTCTGTTATTTTACTTGAGCAGATTCGAACAATCGATAAGCAACGCTTAACGGACAAAATCACTCATTTAGATGAAGTGATGATGAGTCGTGTAGATGAAGCGTTACAAATTAGTTTAGGACTAATAGATTTTTAA
- a CDS encoding Tex family protein, protein MEMVDNRQALMKMLVKELGFSEKQVRHVIQLTEEGNTVPFIARYRKEWTGSLDEVQIRAILERWQYMMQLEDRKEEVIRLIGEKGKLTGELRLQIVKATKLQEVEDLYRPYKEKRRTKATIAKEKGLEPLAEWLLLYKKEDSAKKAVEFINAEKEVQSAEEALQGAQDIIAEMISDEATYRSWIRNITFRKGIMSSSVKGEEKDEKNIYEMYYSYEEPLQKVVPHRVLAMNRGEKEDILRVSVVPPVDEILNFLNKKVIRDNDSKSAHYVQLAIEDGYKRLIQSSIEREIRKELTETAEEQAIHIFSENLRNLLLQPPMKGKVVLAVDPAYRTGCKLSVVDDTGKVLHIDVIYPHPPVRKYDDAKTKVLSIIDKYQVEMIAIGNGTASRETEEFIVDVLQSVKQEVFYIIVNEAGASVYSASDLAREEFPNLQVEERSAVSIGRRLQDPLAELVKIDPKSVGVGQYQHDVSQKRLNESLTFVVETAVNQVGVNVNTASVALLQYVSGLSKTVAKNIVAKREEDGKFTKRTELKKIPRLGAKTYEQCIGFLRILEGANPLDRTGIHPEQYKNVELLLKSLGLSIDDVGQPQLQKRLEEVEISKLSQETGVGEPTLVDIIDALISPERDMRDELPKPLLKKGILKLEDLKRGMELEGTVRNVVDFGAFVDVGVKQDGLVHISKLSKQFVKHPLDVVSVGQIVKVWVDDIDTKKGRVALSMLPIE, encoded by the coding sequence ATGGAAATGGTAGATAATCGACAAGCGTTAATGAAAATGTTAGTGAAAGAATTAGGCTTTAGCGAAAAGCAAGTTCGTCATGTTATTCAATTAACAGAAGAAGGTAACACAGTTCCATTTATTGCTCGTTACCGAAAAGAATGGACAGGCTCTTTAGATGAGGTGCAAATTCGTGCGATTTTAGAGAGATGGCAATATATGATGCAACTTGAAGATAGGAAGGAAGAAGTTATTCGTCTTATTGGTGAGAAGGGAAAACTGACAGGAGAGCTAAGGCTGCAAATTGTTAAAGCTACAAAGTTGCAGGAAGTAGAAGATTTATATCGTCCATATAAAGAGAAAAGAAGAACGAAAGCAACGATTGCAAAAGAAAAAGGGTTAGAACCGTTAGCTGAATGGTTATTGTTATATAAGAAAGAAGATTCGGCTAAAAAGGCAGTGGAATTTATTAATGCAGAGAAAGAAGTGCAATCTGCAGAAGAAGCTTTACAAGGTGCACAAGACATTATTGCAGAAATGATTTCAGATGAAGCTACGTATCGTAGTTGGATTCGAAATATTACTTTTAGAAAAGGTATTATGTCTTCGTCTGTAAAAGGTGAAGAAAAAGATGAAAAGAATATATATGAAATGTATTACAGTTATGAAGAACCATTGCAAAAAGTAGTACCACATCGTGTATTAGCAATGAATCGCGGTGAGAAAGAAGATATATTGAGAGTTTCTGTTGTCCCACCAGTAGATGAGATATTAAATTTCTTAAATAAGAAAGTAATTCGTGATAACGATTCTAAAAGTGCGCATTATGTACAATTAGCGATTGAAGATGGTTATAAACGATTAATTCAATCTTCAATTGAAAGAGAAATTCGTAAAGAATTAACAGAAACAGCTGAAGAACAAGCGATACATATTTTCTCTGAGAACTTACGTAACTTATTATTACAACCTCCGATGAAAGGGAAAGTCGTGCTAGCGGTAGACCCGGCATATAGAACTGGTTGTAAATTATCTGTAGTAGATGATACGGGGAAAGTACTACATATTGATGTTATTTATCCGCATCCGCCTGTTCGTAAATATGATGACGCAAAAACGAAAGTTCTTTCTATTATAGATAAATATCAAGTTGAAATGATTGCAATTGGTAATGGGACAGCATCTAGAGAAACAGAGGAATTTATAGTAGATGTATTGCAAAGTGTGAAACAGGAAGTCTTTTATATTATTGTAAATGAAGCGGGTGCTAGTGTATATTCAGCTTCTGATTTAGCTCGTGAAGAATTCCCAAATTTACAAGTTGAAGAGAGAAGTGCTGTTTCTATTGGAAGACGTCTGCAAGATCCACTGGCTGAACTTGTGAAAATTGATCCTAAATCAGTTGGAGTTGGACAATACCAACATGATGTATCTCAAAAGAGATTGAATGAGTCATTAACATTTGTAGTAGAGACAGCTGTGAACCAAGTTGGGGTTAATGTAAATACGGCTTCGGTTGCATTGTTACAATATGTTTCAGGTTTATCGAAAACTGTTGCGAAAAATATTGTGGCAAAGAGAGAAGAGGATGGGAAATTCACAAAGCGCACGGAATTAAAGAAAATCCCACGTTTAGGTGCAAAGACGTACGAACAATGTATAGGTTTCTTGCGTATATTAGAAGGAGCGAATCCATTAGATCGGACAGGTATTCATCCTGAACAATATAAAAATGTTGAATTGTTATTGAAGAGTTTAGGGTTATCGATAGATGACGTAGGACAACCGCAATTACAAAAGAGATTGGAAGAAGTAGAGATTTCTAAGTTGTCTCAAGAAACGGGAGTTGGGGAGCCGACGTTAGTTGATATTATAGATGCACTCATTAGTCCAGAACGAGATATGAGGGATGAGTTGCCTAAACCACTTCTGAAAAAAGGGATTTTGAAATTAGAAGATTTAAAACGTGGTATGGAACTAGAAGGAACAGTGCGTAACGTTGTTGATTTTGGTGCTTTTGTTGATGTTGGCGTAAAGCAAGATGGTTTAGTGCATATTTCTAAGCTTAGCAAACAGTTTGTAAAGCATCCGTTAGATGTTGTATCAGTAGGACAAATTGTAAAAGTATGGGTAGATGATATTGATACAAAAAAAGGACGCGTTGCACTATCTATGTTGCCGATTGAATAG
- the cmpA gene encoding cortex morphogenetic protein CmpA: MPTWLKKQMQRAYFEKNRYQIKLLNECWFYYSKIHQNS; the protein is encoded by the coding sequence ATGCCTACGTGGCTAAAAAAACAGATGCAACGTGCATATTTCGAAAAAAACCGGTATCAAATTAAATTGCTAAATGAATGCTGGTTTTATTATAGCAAAATACATCAAAACTCATGA